In Aptenodytes patagonicus chromosome 8, bAptPat1.pri.cur, whole genome shotgun sequence, a genomic segment contains:
- the KLHDC8B gene encoding kelch domain-containing protein 8B, whose protein sequence is MAAGAGAFAWAAFPAMPTRRVYCSAAHHDGQLFVLGGCGGGGRALGAAEVLDLSAQRWTVLPPLPTPRAGAAALALGKQILVVGGVDVAQSPLASVEVYHVDEGKWEKKAALAQPSMGISAVQRDGAVYALGGMGADTSPQALVRVYEPAKDHWQPLPSMPTPCYGASAFLQGNKIFVLGGRQGKLPVTAFEAFDLETRNWTRYPSVPSRRAFAACAMADGVIFSLGGLQQPGPHNFYSRPHFVNTVEMFDPAQGAWSKPSRATRMREKRADFVAGCLGGRVVAMGGLGNQSCPLNSVEGFSLARKKWEPLPPMPTGRCSCSSCPAPSLLFVIGGVAQGPSGAVEALCLREAP, encoded by the exons atggcggcgggcgcgggcgccTTCGCATGGGCTGCCTTCCCCGCCATGCCCACGCGGCGCGTGTACTGCAGCGCTGCACACCACGACGGGCAGCTCTTTGTGCTGGGTGGCTGCGGGGGTGGCGGGCGAGCGCTGGGCGCCGCCGAGGTGCTCGACCTCTCAGCCCAGCGCTGGACCGTGCTCCCGCCACTGCCCACGCCACGGGCCGGCGCTGCCGCCCTCGCCCTGGGCAAGCAGATCCTGGTGGTGGGCGGCGTGGACGTGGCACAGAGCCCCCTCGCCTCTGTCGAGGTCTACCACGTGGATGAGGGCAAGTGGGAGAAGAAGGCGGCTCTGGCCCAGCCCTCCATGGGCATCTCAGCTGTGCAGAGAG ATGGAGCCGTCTATGCGCTGGGGGGAATGGGTGCAGACACCTCTCCCCAGGCGCTAGTCCGCGTCTACGAGCCAGCGAAGGACCactggcagcccctgccctccatGCCCACCCCCTGCTACGGGGCCTCCGCCTTCCTGCAGGGCAACAAGATCTTCGTCCTGG GGGGCCGGCAGGGCAAGCTGCCCGTCACCGCCTTCGAGGCCTTCGACCTGGAGACGAGGAACTGGACACGCTACCCCAGCGTGCCCAGCCGCCGCGCCTTCGCTGCCTGCGCCATGGCCGATGGTGTCATCTTCAGcctgggggggctgcagcagccggggCCCCACAATTTCTATTCCCGTCCCCACTTTGTCAACACCGTGGAGATGTTCGACCCCGCACAGG GTGCATGGAGCAAGCCGAGCCGTGCCACCCGCATGAGGGAGAAGAGAGCTGACTTTgtggctggctgcctgggagGAAGAGTGGTGGCCATGGGTGGCCTCG GGAACCAGTCCTGCCCACTGAACTCGGTGGAAGGGTTCAGCCTCGCACGGAAGAAGTGGGAGCCGCTGCCCCCCATGCCCACCGGccgctgctcctgctccagctgcccgGCACCCAGCCTGCTCTTCGTCATTGGCGGGGTGGCCCAGGGCCCCAGCGGTGCCGTCGAGGCTCTGTGCCTGCGCGAGGCGCCCTGA